The Hymenobacter sp. DG01 sequence TGAAAGCCGAACTGCGACTCCACAATGGGCGAAAGCCCACCGGGCTCCAGGCGCAGCGCGGCGGCTTCGTACTCGGGCACCAGCTCGCGGCGCTTGAAGAAGCCGAGGTAGCCACCTTCCGCCGCCGAGCCAGGGTCCTGCGAGAACTGCTTGGCCAGGGTCGCGAAGTCTTCGCCGGCCACAATGCGGGCCCGCAGCTCATTCAGTTTGGCCTGGGCTTCCTGCTTGGCTTTAGAGTTGGTTTTGGCAAGCATTACAATCTGGCCTACCTCCACCTCCGTAGAGTAGTAAGGCAGGCTGTCCTTGGGCATGCGCGAGAAAAACTGGCGCACCTCCCGCGGGGTCACGGACACTTTACCGGCAATCTGGTCCTGCATTTTCTGCTGTACCAACTGCTCTTTTACCTGTATCCGCAGCTCTTCCTTTAGCTGTTTGAGGGGCTTGTTGTAGTATTCTTCCAGCTTTTTCTCCGAGCCGATTTGCTGCACGAAGTAGGCCATACGCCGGTCCAGCTCGCCCTTCACCTGGTTGTCCTCCACCACTACAGAGTCGGTTTCGGCTTTGGCCAGAAGTAATTTGTTCAGGGCCAGGCTCTGCAGAATGCGGCACTTGGTATCCGGGGGCAGCGGTTTGCCCTCGGCACGGGCTTCTTCCTGGGCATAAATGGCATCCAGGTCGGAGCGCAGCACAATCTGGTTATCGACTTTGGCGATGATGCCATCAACGATGCGTTGCCCTACCGGCCGGCCAATGCCGAGCTGGGCAAAGCTGGCCGTAGCCGAAACAGCCACCAAGGCCGCACTGAGCAGCACTTGGCGGGCCGATACTTGCAAAAATTGAATCATGGAGTAGTTCCGTAATGCCGGGGTGCTATACGAACACTACCCCGGCCAGACAGCAGGCAAAACGCCAAAAGCCGCCCGTAAATTTCATCATAAATCCTTTCTCCGGCAAAAACAGCGAGTTATACCGCATAATGCCGCTTCTGCCCTGTAGAGCTACTTTCGGGGCGGAGAGTTGCACTACCCTAAAACAAGTCAGGCGCGGAAGTCGGGAGCCTGCATGGCGGTTACCGCTATGCAGGCTCCCGACTTCCGCGCCTGACAAATGGCGGGCTCCGGGTTTATTTGGTTACCAGCTTATCCACTTCGGCTTGGTTAACCTTGACGGGATACTTGGCGCGCAGCTGGCTGAGCCACTCCTTTTCCAGATAGTTCTGATAGTCGGAGGTAGCCTGGCCGCGGGCCTCGTTCAGGGATTTGGGGCCGGCCGGGAGCTGACCTTCAATCTGTACGAGGTAGTAGCGGCCGTCCTGCTGGGTGGTGTAGGAGCCGGGGCCGCGGGTCAGGAACTGATCCAGGGCCTTGTTTTCACCTTTCTGAAAGGTGCGCTGCTGTACCTGCACGGCTAGTGGGTTCTGGATGTTCAATGATTCTTCCAGCGCAGCGGAATTGGTGGTAGTCAGCTCGAAGGCGACCTGGGCGGCGCTGGGCTTGGTATCGGCCACGGCGCGGATGGTGCCGGCGGCTATACCTTTGCTGCCAATGTAGGCCACGGCGCGCTCGGCACGGCGGCGGGCCAGTGCTGCCGACTCGCCCCGCTTTACGCGGCCAATTACCCGCAGCGTCAGGGATGCATCCACGCTGATACGGGCGGCCAGCTCATCGAGGGCGGGCACGGTAGCCGGCAGCTCGGCGGAGTTGGTTCGGAAAGCTACCGGGCCCGGTACGCCGCTCCGCAGGGGATAGCGCCCCGATTTTTGCAGTTGCTGCGCCTGGGCCAGCAGCTCGGGGGTAGCCGCGCTGATAACGGTGGCCTGTACCCGGGGCTCCCACTGATACTTGGCCTGGTTTTGCTGGAAAAACTGCCGGAGCCCTACCGTGTCCTCAATGGCCTTGCTCCACACTTTTTCATCCATGAGCTGGAACAGCAGAATTCCGTCGCGGTACTCTTTCACCAGCATGCGGTAGTCCTCGTACTTGGTTTCCAGATTGGCCTTTTCGTACTCGGTCAGGCTCTGGTCCACGTACTGGTCGTAGAGCTGCTGCATGGCAAAGCGGGCATCGGCGCCGGGGCGGGGCTTCTGGTTTTGCTGGGCAAACGTCAGGAACTCGGACACCAGGTAGGGCTTGCCACCAATGGTAAACAGGGTCTGAGCATCACCGGTAGCCTTTTTGCCTTTGGCGGGGGTAGCCGCAGCCGGAGCGGTGTAAGCAAAGCGGCCGCCTACCAGGGCCGTATCAGCCTTGGAAAAGGCGTATTCTTTGCCGGCCTGGTTTTCGGTGAAGTTGTTTTCGGTGCGCACGCGCTTGAGGAAGGCGGCGCGGTTCAGCTCCGAGCGGGAGTCCTTGGCGACCTTGCTTTTGAGGGTCGGCTCCATGGCCTCGAAGGAAGGCACGGGCTGCTTTTCCAGCAGCTTAATGATGTGCCAGCCGTAGGGCGTCTGGACAGGTTGCGAAATCTCGCCGGGCTTCTGCAGCTTAAAGGCTACTTCCTCGAACGAAGGAATCATACGGCCGGTGCCGAAGGGCGGCAGCTCGCCGCCGTTAGCCGCCGAGCCGGCATCTTCCGAAAACTGAGCCACCAGTTTCTCCCAGCTCTCGCCGCGGCGGGCCAGGCGGTTGTAGAGCTCATCTACCTTCTTACGGGCCGTAGCCGAGTCGGCGGCGGGCATGCCGGGCGTAGCCCGAATCATGAGGTGAGCTACCTTGATTTCACCCTGCGCCGGGCGCACGTCATTGACCTTAATGATGTGGTAGCCGAAGCGCGTACGCACCGGCTGTGATACCTGGCCCGCGGGCGTAGCGTAGGCTACCGACTCAAACGGATACACCATCTGCATGGCCGTGAAGTAGCCCAGCTTGCCGCCGTTTTCACGGGCCGAGGGGTCCTCGGACAAGTCGCGGGCTACCCGGCTAAAGTCTTCGCCGCTGGTCACGCGCTGGCGCAGGGCCATAATTTTCTGGTAGGCGGCCAGCGTGTCTTTGGGCGCGGCGTCGGGCTGCAAGCGCACCAGAATGTGGGCCGCGCTTACTTCTTTGCTCAGACGGTCGTAAGCCTCGTGCACCAGCTTGTCGGTTACGCTTTTCTCCGTGAGGTAGGGCTGGGCCAGCTGCTGCTTATAGCCCTCCAGCTCCCGCCGAAATGCCTGAGTAGTATCGAGGCCGCGTTGCTCGGCCTCCAGCACTTTCAACTTGAAGTTGGTATAGAGGTCGAGGTATTCCTGCACACTGGCCCGAGTGCCGTATTCCGGAGCCGAGCTGTTGTTTTTGCGGTACACGTAGGCAAATTCTGAGGCAGGAACTTCCGTGGTGCCCAGCGTTTCCAGGGTAGGCGACTGGGCCTTGGTAGTTGGTTTAGAGGCCTGGCACCCGGCCAGGAAAGCGGCCGCGGCGGTGCTGGCAAGCAGAATGCGTTTATGCATACAGAGGATAAGGAATCGGCAAAGCGGGTATTCCGGCCGGAAACGGGCCCGGGCACGGAGGGCTACTGTTGCAATTTTACGGATTTTTTCGGGGAGCCGGGCGTAGGCTTCAGCTCCCGGCAGGCTCAACCACAGTTATAAAAAAAGCACTCCATTGCGGAGTGCTTTTCTGGTTGCCAGGTGCCAACGAGCCCTCAGCCTATTTTCTTGTACAGCCGGCACAGGTTATGGCCCCCGTTGGTGGTAAACTCCACCCGGTCCATAATCCGGTTGACCAGCATCATGCCTACCCCGCCCTTCTTGCCAATGCGCACATACTCCTGTAAATCAGGCTCGTGGTAGCTGGTCGGCGAGTAGGAGGTTAAATTTGTATCCTCGATTTCGATGCCAAACTCCTGATTCAGAACCCGGGCACGCACATCCAGAAACTGGGATTCGTCTTCGCCGTTGCCATGAATAATCAGGTTGGCTACTACCTCATCTACGGCCAATACAATTTGATTTACCAGCAGGTCGGTGAGGTGGTAGCGTAGTAAAAAGTCGCTCACGAAGTCGCGCACCACCTTAAGGTTGCGGCGTGTGCAGCTGATTCGGATTGCGTGTTCCATTCCCCGCGGTTGCTCCCTGGAGCGACTAAATAGCAGTGGCTTCGGCCTCCGATGGCACAATGGTCATCAGCGAGTCGAGGCCCAAAATCTCAAATACGTTGTGGACTTTCTCCTGCATGTTGAAAAATACCAGCTTCACGCCCGCGTCCTGAAAACGTTGCAGGTGCGAGATGAAAACGCCCAGCCCGGCGGAGGAAATATAGTTGAGCTTCTGGCAGTTAACCAGTACTTTATGATTGTGCAGGATTTCCGGCTTACTCAGCTCCGTATCAAGCACTACCGATGAGCTGGCGTCCAGTTCTCCGTCCAGGCTCAGGGTGAGAGTATTTTCGGTTGATTGTTGAGTTATTTTCATACCTCCGTGCTACGTTAAAGGCTGGGTTCGGGTTGGGACGCTTTGAATTTTATGACCAGCAGGGTCTGGTCGTCGTGCATGGGCTGGCCTCGGCTGAACTCGTTTAAGTCGGCCAGAATCTGCTCCTTTATTTCGTCGGCGTCCAGGTAGTAGGTGCGCTCCAGCATCTGCTTAAGGCGTTCTTCGCCGTACTCTTCCTGATCGGCGCCACGGGCCTCTATAATCCCGTCGGTGTAAATCACCATTACGTCGCCGGGGTTATAGTCGTAGAACTGGTTTTTGATGTGCTTTTCGTAGCCATCGTTCCGGATAATGCCCAGGCCCAGGCCCGCCGTATGGAAGTAGGATACTTCCTCTTTAATGGAGTGATAGTATAAGGTGTGGCAGTGCCCGGCGCGCGCAAATACAAAGCCCCCATGCTCATAGTCAATGATGTAGAGGGAGGCGGTGATGAAGGCTGCTTTCTCCAGGCAGCGGGCCAGGGCATTGTTGGCCTGAGCCATAAACTTGCTGGGCACCGGAAACTTTTCCCGCTCGTTACGGGCCAGGGGGTTCTCCTGCATCAGGGCATGAAAGATGCCTTTCATCTGGGCCACGTGGAAGGCGGCTGTCACGCCCTTACCCGACACGTCGCCGATGAGCACGGCCAGGCGGCGGCCCGGCAGGTGCAGGAAATCGTAGAAGTCGCCACCTACTTCCGTGGCCGCCAGGGCGTGGGAGCTGATTTCAAACCAGTTGTCGATAGGCAGATTTTTCGGAATCAGGCTGTCCTGCACCGCCGAGGCAATCTTGAGCTCGTCCTGCACCCGCTGGGTATCCAGGGAGGCCTGAACCAGCTGCAGGTTTTCGATGCTGAGTACCGTTTGGCTGGCGAAGGTTTGCAGGATGCTTAGGTTTTCCCGGTCAAAGCTCTGGCTGGGCTCTTTGAGCATGTACAGGGCCCCGTACTGGCGCTTGTTAGAGCGCAGCGGCATTACAATCAGGGAGCCGAAGGGCAGGCCCAGGCCCCGGAAGCCGCTGCTATTAAGCAGGTCATTGTTGAGGTATTCAATATGACCCAGGTTGTAATCGGCCAGCAGGTGGCAGATGGCCTGCGCCTGCTCAGGCAGAATGTGATAGTACTGGCCGGAGTATTCCTCGTCGGAGGTGGTTTCCACCGAAAGCCAAGCGGCATCAGCATTCACTGTCTGCACCGCTGAGTCGAAGAACACCTGGTACACTTCCTGCGGGGTCTGGCCGCGCTGGATAAGCTGGGTCAGGCGCTGCAGATTAAGAATTTCCTCCCGCTTCTGCTCGAATACCCTACCCGTGGGCATGTTGAAAAAGGTTACCAGCAACCCCATTAGGGCATAGAATCCGGCAAAGAAGGCGTTCAGTGTCAGGAAAGTATGCTGAGTGGCTAGGGCCAGCAGCCTGGGGTAGTGCGGAGTGCGCAGGAAGTAAAAGACAAACGCCCCCATGGTCAGGAGAACAGCCAGCTGCAACAGCACCGCTTCCAGCTTCTGCCGGCGGCTAAGGTAGGCTACCCATTTCTGGTGGCTGCTGATGTAGGCACCAAAGACCGCCATCACGCCCAACAGGGCCGAGCCCAGGCCGTAGGGCGGCGTCCAGGTAAACAAACGGAACAGCAGGGTGGCGCCCAGCAGGGCCTCAAAGCAAAACCACAGCCGCCGTAGCTGATCAGAGGAGCGGAACAGCACCAGGGAGCGCCACGCATAGTTGGTGCGCGCCAGTAGTATCACAAACAGGCCGGTGTTCAGGGTGTGCAGCACCGTGTGAAAGACTGAGCCGGCGGGCGGACTGCCTACCACCAGCTGCAGCAGCAGGTGCAGCCCCACAAACACCGTAGCCACCAAGCCAGGGCCTAGTACCAAGCGGCGCAACAGCCCCACGAAATCGAGGCCCCGCAGCCGGTCGGGGGAAATGCTTTCCTGAATAAAGACGGAGGCCGTGAACAGCGCCTGCATGAGCAGTAGCAGCCAGCCCGGCAACTCAACCCGGGGCCCCAGCAGGTCCGGATGTGCGTATAGTAGCGTGCAAGCCAATAGCCCCAGCCAGCTCAGAACAGATAAGGGTAGCAGAAGGGTGTTTCGCTTCCGGGCAAATAACATGCAAGTGCGGGTACTAGGTAAGCAGGGGCCGGGAGTAGGGCAAACGAATGGGCAAGATACGGGGCAGACCGGAAAAGTGTGCCTGACTTCGGTATTTACCGCAGGACGCCTGTGTACGTAAGAACGAAAAAAAAGCCGACGACCGGAAGGGTCGTCGGCTTTTGGAGCGGAGCCTGTGGGCCGAAGCGGGCTGCCTTAGCGGCTGCTGTAGTTCGGAGCTTCGCGGGTAATCTGCACGTCGTGGGGGTGCGACTCGCGCAGGCCGGCCCCGGTGATGCGCACGAAACGGGCCGATTGCAGCGCCTCGATGGTAGCAGCCCCGCAGTAGCCCATGCCGGCCCGCAGACCGCCGGCCAGCTGGTAAAGAACCTCGGCCGCCAGACCCTTGTAAGGCACCCGGCCCACAATGCCCTCGGGCACCAGTTTCTTCACATCGTCTTCAGCATCCTGGAAGTACCGGTCCTTGGAGCCTTCTTCCATGGCCTCCACCGAACCCATGCCCCGGTAGCTTTTATATTTGCGGCCCTCGAACAGAGTTACCTCGCCGGGGGCTTCCTCGGTGCCAGCCAGCAAGGAGCCAATCATGATGGTGCCGGCGCCGGCCGCCAGGGCCTTGACTACGTCGCCGGAGTATTTAATGCCCCCATCGGCAATGAGGGGTACGCCGGTTCCTTCCAGGCCGCGAGCAGCTTCCAGCACAGCCGAAAGCTGGGGTACGCCAATACCGGCAATAATGCGGGTAGTGCAGATAGAGCCGGGGCCCACACCTACTTTCACGGCGTCGGCGCCAGCATCGGCCAAGGCGCGGGCGCCCTCGGCGGTGGCTACGTTGCCGGCAATAACCTCCAGCTTCGGAAATTGCTGCTTGATGCTGCGCACGGCGTCCAGCACACCTTTGCTATGGCCGTGGGCCGTATCTACGCTTACTACGTCCACCCCGGCTTCTACCAGGGCGGCAATGCGGTCTATCAGGTCGGCCGTGACGCCTACGGCGGCCCCCACGCGCAGGCGGCCGAACTCGTCTTTGCAGGCGTTGGGGGTGCGGCGGCGCTTCCGGATGTCTTTGTAGGTGATAAGGCCTACCAGGCGGCCTTCAGTATCCACCACCGGCAGCTTTTCAACTTTCGAGTCCTGCAGGATGTCTTCGGCCAGGGCCTGGTCGGTGCCGGCGTTGGCCGTTACCAGGTTGTCGCGGGTCATGACGTCGGCTACGGAGCGGGTCATGTCCTTCTCGAAGCGCAGGTCGCGGTTGGTCAGGATGCCCTTGAGGCGCCGGTCGCCGTCCACAATCGGAATACCGCCGATGTTGTTGCTGCGCATCAGCTTTTTAGCATCGGCGAGGGTAGCGGTTTCCTCCAGGGTAAACGGGTCCAGAATCATCCCGCTTTCCGAGCGTTTCACGCGGCGCACCAGTTCGGCCTGGGCCCGGATGCTCATGTTCTTGTGAATAATGCCGATGCCGCCTTCCTGGGCCATGGCAATGGCCATTTCGGCTTCGGTTACGGTATCCATAGCCGCCGAAACGAAGGGGAGCTTAAGCCGGATGTTGCGGGTGAGCTGGGAGCTGGGGTCGGCGTCGCGGGGCAGTACTTCCGAGTAACCGGGCAGTAGCAGGACGTCGTCGTAGGTAAGCGCCTCGAAGGCAATTTTGGCAGCGTAGTCGGCCATAGCAACAAGTAGGTTAGGTTCCGCTTATTGCCGGGTAAAATTACGGCGAATAATCGGGTTTCCGGTTTTACCCCCCTTATTTCCTATTGCCGTTCTGTTAATTTCTTCGCGGAGGCCAGGTTTGCTACCCCCGTTTCATGCCTGAACCCTGGCCAGCCGGACCGTCGAAAACCCCTACCCCTCTTTCCGGGTTAAACCTCCCAAGCGCCTGCCCCGGGCAGGCATCACTTCTTATTCCCCTCATTGTATGGCAACCACGAAAACCTGGTTTATTACCGGCGTCAGCACCGGATTTGGCAAAGAGCTGGCCGAATACTGCCTCCGCCAAGGCGACAAAGTAGCGGCCACGTTTCGCAAGCAGGAGCAGGCCGATGAATTCACGCAGAAGGCAAGCGGCGAAGGCCACGGCTTTGTGTGCGACGTGGTGGACGAGCAGCAGGTGAAAGCCGCCGTGCAGGCCGCCATTGCGCATTTTGGTCAGCTCGATGTTATTGTAAACAACGCCGGCTATGGCTCCCTGGGCAGCATCGAGGAAATTGATGAGGCCGAAGTGCAGCGCCAGTTTGATGTGAACGTGTTCGGGCCGTTGCGGGTGCTGCGGGCAGTGCTGCCCCACCTGCGCGAGCGGAAAAGTGGCCACATCCTCAACATCACCAGCATCGGAGGGCTCAAGACGTTTCCGGGGGTAGGGGTGTACAATGCCAGCAAGTTTGCCCTCGAAGCCCTGGGCGAAAGCCTGGCCCAGCAGGTAGGGCCGCTCGGTATCAAGGTTACCAACATCGAGCCCAGTGGCTTCCGCACCGATTGGGCCGGCCGCTCCGCTTCCTTCGTGGATACGGCCATTGAGGACTACCGCGCTACCGTGGGCGAGAACCTGAAAGGCATTCAGAGCTACAGCGGCCGCCAGCCCGGCGACCCGCAGCGTGCCGCCAAAATCATGTACGATTTGGTGCGCCAGGAAAACCCGCCCCTGCACCTGCCCCTGGGCAAAGCCGCCGTGAAAGGTGCCCGCGAGAAGTTTACCAACCTGGTGAAAGAGCTGGAGCAGGTAGCCGACCTCGGTGACTCAGCTGATTATCCGGCCGGCGAGTAAGTTTTGGCTCTGTAGCACAAAAGCCCCGCGGCAGCTTGCCGCGGGGCTTTTGCGTTGTATTGCCGCTATGATATTCTGGCCCTGCTTTATGCCGGTAGCACGCTAGCTAGTCCAGGGCGGGGGAGGGGGCCTGAGGCGCGGCCCGCCGGAAATCGGGGTGAAAGGACAGGCTGAGCTGCACGTTCTCGCTGACCTCGTACCGGTTTTCCTGGCGCAGCTGCACCAGCTGGTTCAGGTAGCCGACCTCCACCGAGGCCGCCTTGCTGATCTGGTAGCCCAGGCCCGCGTAAGCCCGGTTCTGCTTGATAAAGCTGTTGGTTTCGTGGCGGCCGAAGCCGAGAAACAGTTCATCCGAAGCCACCGCAAATGGCACGCCGGGAGCCAACTCCCGGCCCATCAGGGGCAAGGCCAGCCGCAGCTGATAGCGCATGCGGTTCAGATAAGTGTAGGAGTGAGCGGGCATGAGTTGCACCCAGCGTTGCTCCAGCCGGTAGCGGTGCTGAAACTTCACCCGGCTCTTGTTGTCCTGCAGCTGCACCTGCTGGTAGAGGCGGTGCTCGGGGGCGCTGATGGGAGAAGTCAGGCCGGCCTCCAGATAGGAGCGGGAGTGGGCATACCCTCCCGACAGCACCAGCGCCGGGGCCGCGTGGTAGTTTACTCCCAGGCGCACCACGTTCTGCCCATCCAGCTCCGAGGTGCGGGCCCGGATCAGCTGGGCCTCAGCGTGCAGGCCCCAGCGTCGGCTCAGGCGCGAGTCGCTGAAAAACAGCAGCCACGCGTTGCGGGTGCCGGGGCGGGTAGGGGGCGGTGAGGTGCCGGGACGAAGCTGCTGGGCCGCGCCCGGGTGCAACAACAGCAGCAACAGGCTCGGCAGCAGCAGGCCCCGCGTCAGGAGGGTAGCTGTCTGCATAGAGTAATGTTACTGAATTGTTACCAGTGTAGCCTACTGGTTTATGTTATGTTTTAAGTAGTTGTCGGTGAATGGAAAGGAATAAGAGATGAACCGGAAATCCGACCCGATTTGCTACAACCCATTCTGCTTTTTCGTGCCCCGGATGGCCTGGGCTTCCAGTGGGTTCTCGGGCCAGTAGTGCTTGGGGTAGCGGCCGCGCAGCTCCTTGCGCACTTCAAAGTAGCTGCTGGTCCAGAAGCTGCGTAAGTCGCGGGTAACTTGGGCGGGGCGGTAGCCGGGGGAGAGCAGGTGCAGGGTAAGCGGCACGCGCGCCCCACCCACGGTGGGCGTATCGAGCAGGCCAAACACTTCCTGCAGGCGCACGGCCAGAATAGGAGCGGCGGGGTCGGCGTAATCAAGCTGGATGCGGGAGCCGGTAGGTACCTCCAGATGGGAAGGGGCCAGCCGCTCCAGCTCCTGGCGCTGGGGCCAGCCGCCGGGCAGCAAGCTCAGCAACGCCTCCGAAAAATCAACCCGGCCCAATTCCGCCCACGATTTTACGCCCGTTAGGTAAGGCCCTAGCCATTCTTCCAGGCCATCCAGCAAAGCGGCATCCGATACATCGGGCCAGGCATCAGGCAATAGGTGATGCAGAAAGGCCAGCCGCTCCCGCAGCTGGGTGGCGGCCTCACTCCAGGGTAGGCGCCCTACCCCCCCGGCCCGGATAACCTCCAGCAGGGTCGCCATCAGCACGTCGGGGTCGGGGTTGGGCAGGGCGGCGTCGGCCAGCACCAGGGCGCCTAAGCGGCGCAGGCGGCGCGCCGTTATGCGGCCGGTAGCTTCATCCCAGCGCACCTCGTCGCGCGTTTCTATCTGCTCCGCGAAAAACTGCTCCAGTTCGGCTTTGCTCAGGGGTGCGGCCAGGCTGGCCCGGGGCTGGGCGGCTACCCCATCCAGGGCAGCTACTGCAAAAAATAGGTCCTGCTGGCTGAAAAACTCACCCGGCAGGGTAGCC is a genomic window containing:
- a CDS encoding peptidylprolyl isomerase; protein product: MIQFLQVSARQVLLSAALVAVSATASFAQLGIGRPVGQRIVDGIIAKVDNQIVLRSDLDAIYAQEEARAEGKPLPPDTKCRILQSLALNKLLLAKAETDSVVVEDNQVKGELDRRMAYFVQQIGSEKKLEEYYNKPLKQLKEELRIQVKEQLVQQKMQDQIAGKVSVTPREVRQFFSRMPKDSLPYYSTEVEVGQIVMLAKTNSKAKQEAQAKLNELRARIVAGEDFATLAKQFSQDPGSAAEGGYLGFFKRRELVPEYEAAALRLEPGGLSPIVESQFGFHLIQLIERKGDSYSTRHILLKPETGTADTNEAAQQLSKLRRQIMADSLTFAKAAKDKSDDKLTGGNGGMLQNRRDGSTYLPLDQLDPAVFFTIDTMKVGSITPPLPYRTDDGKDAVRILWLKSNTPPHQANLTDDYQKIAAAALNEKKNKALDAWFAQNRGTVYLEVDPEYAGCQLLNATL
- a CDS encoding peptidylprolyl isomerase, which gives rise to MHKRILLASTAAAAFLAGCQASKPTTKAQSPTLETLGTTEVPASEFAYVYRKNNSSAPEYGTRASVQEYLDLYTNFKLKVLEAEQRGLDTTQAFRRELEGYKQQLAQPYLTEKSVTDKLVHEAYDRLSKEVSAAHILVRLQPDAAPKDTLAAYQKIMALRQRVTSGEDFSRVARDLSEDPSARENGGKLGYFTAMQMVYPFESVAYATPAGQVSQPVRTRFGYHIIKVNDVRPAQGEIKVAHLMIRATPGMPAADSATARKKVDELYNRLARRGESWEKLVAQFSEDAGSAANGGELPPFGTGRMIPSFEEVAFKLQKPGEISQPVQTPYGWHIIKLLEKQPVPSFEAMEPTLKSKVAKDSRSELNRAAFLKRVRTENNFTENQAGKEYAFSKADTALVGGRFAYTAPAAATPAKGKKATGDAQTLFTIGGKPYLVSEFLTFAQQNQKPRPGADARFAMQQLYDQYVDQSLTEYEKANLETKYEDYRMLVKEYRDGILLFQLMDEKVWSKAIEDTVGLRQFFQQNQAKYQWEPRVQATVISAATPELLAQAQQLQKSGRYPLRSGVPGPVAFRTNSAELPATVPALDELAARISVDASLTLRVIGRVKRGESAALARRRAERAVAYIGSKGIAAGTIRAVADTKPSAAQVAFELTTTNSAALEESLNIQNPLAVQVQQRTFQKGENKALDQFLTRGPGSYTTQQDGRYYLVQIEGQLPAGPKSLNEARGQATSDYQNYLEKEWLSQLRAKYPVKVNQAEVDKLVTK
- a CDS encoding ATP-binding protein, translating into MEHAIRISCTRRNLKVVRDFVSDFLLRYHLTDLLVNQIVLAVDEVVANLIIHGNGEDESQFLDVRARVLNQEFGIEIEDTNLTSYSPTSYHEPDLQEYVRIGKKGGVGMMLVNRIMDRVEFTTNGGHNLCRLYKKIG
- a CDS encoding STAS domain-containing protein, encoding MKITQQSTENTLTLSLDGELDASSSVVLDTELSKPEILHNHKVLVNCQKLNYISSAGLGVFISHLQRFQDAGVKLVFFNMQEKVHNVFEILGLDSLMTIVPSEAEATAI
- a CDS encoding SpoIIE family protein phosphatase, translated to MLFARKRNTLLLPLSVLSWLGLLACTLLYAHPDLLGPRVELPGWLLLLMQALFTASVFIQESISPDRLRGLDFVGLLRRLVLGPGLVATVFVGLHLLLQLVVGSPPAGSVFHTVLHTLNTGLFVILLARTNYAWRSLVLFRSSDQLRRLWFCFEALLGATLLFRLFTWTPPYGLGSALLGVMAVFGAYISSHQKWVAYLSRRQKLEAVLLQLAVLLTMGAFVFYFLRTPHYPRLLALATQHTFLTLNAFFAGFYALMGLLVTFFNMPTGRVFEQKREEILNLQRLTQLIQRGQTPQEVYQVFFDSAVQTVNADAAWLSVETTSDEEYSGQYYHILPEQAQAICHLLADYNLGHIEYLNNDLLNSSGFRGLGLPFGSLIVMPLRSNKRQYGALYMLKEPSQSFDRENLSILQTFASQTVLSIENLQLVQASLDTQRVQDELKIASAVQDSLIPKNLPIDNWFEISSHALAATEVGGDFYDFLHLPGRRLAVLIGDVSGKGVTAAFHVAQMKGIFHALMQENPLARNEREKFPVPSKFMAQANNALARCLEKAAFITASLYIIDYEHGGFVFARAGHCHTLYYHSIKEEVSYFHTAGLGLGIIRNDGYEKHIKNQFYDYNPGDVMVIYTDGIIEARGADQEEYGEERLKQMLERTYYLDADEIKEQILADLNEFSRGQPMHDDQTLLVIKFKASQPEPSL
- the guaB gene encoding IMP dehydrogenase, whose amino-acid sequence is MADYAAKIAFEALTYDDVLLLPGYSEVLPRDADPSSQLTRNIRLKLPFVSAAMDTVTEAEMAIAMAQEGGIGIIHKNMSIRAQAELVRRVKRSESGMILDPFTLEETATLADAKKLMRSNNIGGIPIVDGDRRLKGILTNRDLRFEKDMTRSVADVMTRDNLVTANAGTDQALAEDILQDSKVEKLPVVDTEGRLVGLITYKDIRKRRRTPNACKDEFGRLRVGAAVGVTADLIDRIAALVEAGVDVVSVDTAHGHSKGVLDAVRSIKQQFPKLEVIAGNVATAEGARALADAGADAVKVGVGPGSICTTRIIAGIGVPQLSAVLEAARGLEGTGVPLIADGGIKYSGDVVKALAAGAGTIMIGSLLAGTEEAPGEVTLFEGRKYKSYRGMGSVEAMEEGSKDRYFQDAEDDVKKLVPEGIVGRVPYKGLAAEVLYQLAGGLRAGMGYCGAATIEALQSARFVRITGAGLRESHPHDVQITREAPNYSSR
- a CDS encoding oxidoreductase, with translation MATTKTWFITGVSTGFGKELAEYCLRQGDKVAATFRKQEQADEFTQKASGEGHGFVCDVVDEQQVKAAVQAAIAHFGQLDVIVNNAGYGSLGSIEEIDEAEVQRQFDVNVFGPLRVLRAVLPHLRERKSGHILNITSIGGLKTFPGVGVYNASKFALEALGESLAQQVGPLGIKVTNIEPSGFRTDWAGRSASFVDTAIEDYRATVGENLKGIQSYSGRQPGDPQRAAKIMYDLVRQENPPLHLPLGKAAVKGAREKFTNLVKELEQVADLGDSADYPAGE
- a CDS encoding DUF2490 domain-containing protein, giving the protein MQTATLLTRGLLLPSLLLLLLHPGAAQQLRPGTSPPPTRPGTRNAWLLFFSDSRLSRRWGLHAEAQLIRARTSELDGQNVVRLGVNYHAAPALVLSGGYAHSRSYLEAGLTSPISAPEHRLYQQVQLQDNKSRVKFQHRYRLEQRWVQLMPAHSYTYLNRMRYQLRLALPLMGRELAPGVPFAVASDELFLGFGRHETNSFIKQNRAYAGLGYQISKAASVEVGYLNQLVQLRQENRYEVSENVQLSLSFHPDFRRAAPQAPSPALD